Proteins encoded together in one Aminipila butyrica window:
- the flhB gene encoding flagellar biosynthesis protein FlhB: MSQSKTEKATSKKRKDERKKGNVPQSKDVTSVISLLVIFSVLKKLFPYMYETFGSFFSFIMGKMVSVDVFSDAARTEVTVEAVKAMVISTLPLLLISAGIAILSTGAQTKFLFSSEAMKPKLSKFNPINGISRMFSVRSGVELIKNLIKITIIVVILYKFIYARFTEMARMLFLDPMQSSVYVLGAVVKMAYMVCIIFVFVAGLDYLYQRWEYERKIKMSKQEIKEEFKQTEGDPQIKGKIKQKQREMATSRMMQAVPTADVVIRNPTHFAVALKYDSETDQAPVVVAKGQDELALRIVAIAEQNGVYILEDRPLARAIYATAELKMEIPYAYYSAIAEVFALVYSIKKNDKDIKRN; this comes from the coding sequence TTGTCGCAATCAAAAACTGAAAAAGCCACCTCGAAAAAACGAAAAGACGAACGGAAAAAGGGTAATGTACCTCAAAGTAAAGACGTAACCAGCGTCATCTCTTTGTTAGTCATCTTCTCTGTACTAAAGAAACTTTTTCCCTACATGTATGAGACGTTTGGTTCCTTTTTCTCGTTTATCATGGGAAAGATGGTCAGCGTGGACGTATTCAGCGACGCAGCCAGAACAGAAGTTACTGTAGAAGCTGTTAAGGCTATGGTCATATCCACCTTGCCTCTGTTGTTAATCAGTGCGGGCATTGCCATCCTCTCCACAGGAGCTCAGACCAAGTTTCTGTTTTCTTCAGAAGCCATGAAGCCTAAGTTGAGCAAGTTTAACCCGATCAACGGTATTTCCCGCATGTTCTCCGTGCGCAGCGGAGTAGAACTGATTAAAAACCTGATTAAAATTACTATTATTGTGGTGATTTTGTATAAATTTATTTATGCCCGCTTTACAGAAATGGCGAGGATGCTTTTCTTGGATCCCATGCAGTCTTCTGTTTATGTGCTGGGGGCGGTGGTGAAGATGGCCTATATGGTCTGCATCATTTTCGTCTTTGTAGCCGGTTTAGACTATCTGTATCAACGCTGGGAATACGAGCGCAAGATTAAGATGAGCAAGCAGGAAATCAAGGAAGAATTCAAGCAGACAGAAGGAGATCCTCAGATTAAGGGTAAGATTAAGCAGAAGCAGCGTGAGATGGCCACTTCCAGAATGATGCAGGCCGTTCCCACTGCCGATGTGGTTATCCGAAACCCGACACACTTCGCTGTGGCACTCAAGTATGATTCGGAAACGGACCAGGCTCCGGTGGTCGTGGCCAAGGGCCAGGATGAGCTGGCTTTGCGAATTGTGGCCATCGCGGAACAAAATGGAGTCTATATCTTGGAGGATAGGCCCTTGGCCCGGGCTATTTACGCTACTGCTGAGTTGAAAATGGAGATTCCCTATGCGTATTACAGTGCCATAGCAGAAGTCTTTGCTTTGGTGTATAGCATAAAGAAGAATGATAAGGATATAAAGAGGAACTAG
- a CDS encoding EscU/YscU/HrcU family type III secretion system export apparatus switch protein produces MSQHSGSRQRAVALKYDEKQGAAPVIVASGLGHMAEKIVEVANHMDVPVYEDTSLATVLSQLELGAQIPEEVYRAVVEIYIYFLNFKQ; encoded by the coding sequence ATGTCACAGCATAGCGGTTCCAGACAACGGGCGGTAGCCCTGAAATACGACGAAAAGCAAGGCGCGGCTCCAGTTATCGTCGCTTCCGGCTTAGGACACATGGCGGAGAAGATTGTGGAGGTAGCCAACCACATGGATGTGCCGGTATATGAGGATACGTCTCTGGCTACCGTGTTATCCCAGCTGGAGCTGGGGGCCCAGATTCCAGAGGAAGTATATCGGGCGGTGGTAGAAATCTATATTTACTTTTTGAATTTTAAACAATAA
- the flgN gene encoding flagellar export chaperone FlgN codes for MNKYMQIKDIMDDYISLMDELIRFEQDKLKAVENKNIEHLNSFLKAEQVYLLQLRGLDTKREAAMKAVGLEGLTYRQIINGIDPSEGSIRSELESSYEELSIKTNQFREIIQTLKTHIDLRLHTIETFMNKFGGQPSTPAELGIYDKIAQQQEGGSAAGRFKPTKA; via the coding sequence ATGAACAAGTACATGCAGATTAAAGACATCATGGACGACTACATCTCCTTGATGGATGAGCTGATTCGCTTCGAACAGGATAAGCTGAAAGCCGTAGAGAATAAAAACATTGAACATCTGAACAGCTTTTTAAAAGCGGAGCAGGTTTATCTGCTCCAACTGAGAGGACTAGACACCAAACGGGAAGCCGCTATGAAAGCCGTAGGTTTGGAAGGATTGACCTACCGACAGATTATCAACGGCATAGACCCGTCCGAGGGCAGTATTCGCAGTGAATTGGAGAGCTCTTATGAGGAGCTGTCTATTAAAACAAATCAATTCCGAGAGATTATACAGACGTTAAAGACTCATATTGATCTAAGACTTCACACCATTGAGACGTTTATGAATAAATTTGGCGGACAACCGTCAACACCTGCAGAGTTGGGCATTTATGACAAGATTGCGCAGCAACAGGAAGGCGGCAGTGCGGCTGGCCGATTCAAACCTACTAAAGCTTAG